Proteins encoded in a region of the Acidobacteriota bacterium genome:
- a CDS encoding DUF4242 domain-containing protein, protein MPKFVIEREIPGAGSMSPEDLQGASAKSCSVLNQLGAEIQWIHSYVTDDKIYCVYTAPNAELIEEHARESGFPANRISEVRAIIDPTRAG, encoded by the coding sequence ATGCCGAAATTCGTTATTGAACGCGAGATTCCCGGAGCCGGCTCGATGTCCCCGGAGGACCTGCAGGGAGCTTCGGCCAAGTCCTGTAGCGTTCTCAATCAGCTTGGGGCCGAGATACAGTGGATCCACAGCTACGTCACCGACGACAAGATCTACTGCGTTTACACCGCACCGAACGCCGAACTCATCGAAGAGCACGCCCGCGAAAGCGGCTTCCCCGCCAACCGAATTTCGGAGGTCAGGGCCATCATCGACCCCACCCGTGCCGGCTAA
- the nhaA gene encoding Na+/H+ antiporter NhaA gives MKPILRIRNERLTKAFKEFFDSEKSSAMVLVGCTAVSLLLANIIGQAYPDFYLKTYLGVEGFLRLSVEHWINDALMVIFFLMIGLELERELYAGELSNVRNALLPIFGAIGGLALPALIHFGFNAGTPTQAGIGIPMATDIAFAIGVLALLGSRVPASLKVFLVALAVMDDLGAIIIIAIFYTAELSLVYLGLALGVFALLIAINRLGVMSLIPYLVGGLFMWFFMLKSGVHATIAGVLLAFAIPFTHKRDDEKSPSYRLEHLIHRPVAFIILPIFALANTGIVIGGDWAADLSTTNSLGIILGLVVGKPIGITLVAFIAVMVGICRLPLDLNWKHVLGAGFLGGIGFTMSIFITNLAFVGGSPDFVSATVNSSKMAILVASVTAGALGFIFLKLFGQPNVGDFDMDTMDYEVDENGEEQPA, from the coding sequence ATGAAGCCAATACTTCGTATAAGAAATGAGCGCCTGACAAAGGCGTTCAAGGAGTTTTTTGATAGTGAGAAATCCAGCGCGATGGTGCTGGTCGGATGTACCGCTGTTTCGCTTCTGCTGGCGAACATCATCGGACAGGCATATCCGGATTTCTACTTGAAAACATACCTCGGTGTCGAGGGGTTCCTGAGGCTCAGCGTTGAACACTGGATCAACGACGCTCTGATGGTGATCTTCTTTCTGATGATCGGGCTTGAACTTGAACGCGAACTTTACGCCGGCGAGCTTTCAAACGTCAGAAACGCCCTGCTTCCGATCTTCGGCGCCATCGGCGGGCTTGCTCTTCCCGCGCTGATCCACTTCGGTTTTAACGCCGGAACTCCGACACAAGCCGGTATCGGTATCCCGATGGCGACCGACATCGCCTTCGCGATTGGCGTCCTTGCCTTGCTCGGCAGCCGTGTTCCGGCTTCGCTCAAGGTGTTTCTTGTCGCGCTCGCAGTAATGGACGACCTCGGTGCGATCATTATCATCGCTATCTTTTACACCGCCGAACTCTCCCTGGTCTATCTTGGGCTTGCGCTCGGCGTCTTCGCATTGCTGATCGCCATCAACCGGCTCGGCGTTATGAGCCTTATCCCGTATCTCGTCGGCGGGCTTTTCATGTGGTTCTTCATGCTCAAATCGGGCGTTCACGCAACTATCGCGGGCGTGCTTCTCGCGTTTGCCATTCCCTTCACCCACAAACGTGATGACGAGAAATCACCGTCCTACAGGCTCGAGCATTTGATCCACCGGCCGGTCGCGTTCATCATCTTGCCGATCTTCGCCCTCGCAAATACCGGCATCGTCATCGGGGGAGACTGGGCAGCGGACCTCTCAACTACAAACAGCCTCGGCATCATTCTCGGCCTGGTCGTCGGCAAGCCCATCGGCATTACCCTCGTCGCATTCATTGCTGTAATGGTAGGCATTTGCCGCTTGCCGCTCGATCTTAATTGGAAACACGTGCTCGGCGCAGGCTTTCTTGGCGGCATCGGGTTTACAATGTCGATCTTTATCACTAATCTTGCGTTCGTCGGCGGCTCTCCGGACTTCGTCTCGGCGACCGTGAATTCGTCAAAGATGGCGATCCTTGTCGCTTCCGTTACAGCCGGAGCTTTGGGCTTCATTTTTCTCAAGTTGTTCGGCCAGCCGAATGTCGGCGACTTCGACATGGACACGATGGATTATGAGGTTGACGAGAACGGCGAGGAACAACCCGCCTGA
- a CDS encoding calcium/sodium antiporter produces the protein MGDYLILLCGLAAAAIGGELFVRGAVGLARWARVPAGIIAATIAAFATSSPELAVSVGSALQGTPQIALGDALGSNVVNIAVILSVALAFSAITASKDTVKRDFPVALLAPILTGILLIDGEISRLDGAVMLLVFVAWIVAVVIEVRKQRASFAHLPETKGKTIIVLSAVGGLVSLVLAGHLIVTGAKSIALSYGLNAFIVGATVVAVGTSMPELATVIISKLRGHEEIGLGMILGSNIFNNLWIVSVAALITPMTGLPVGEVAVGLGFGVVTVALTFPGRDGVIGRTRGLILFALYTAYLITIVGYR, from the coding sequence GTGGGTGATTACCTGATTTTACTTTGCGGGTTGGCTGCGGCGGCGATCGGCGGCGAACTGTTCGTCCGCGGCGCGGTCGGCTTGGCGAGGTGGGCACGCGTACCTGCGGGGATAATCGCCGCGACCATCGCGGCTTTCGCCACCTCAAGCCCGGAACTTGCGGTCTCGGTCGGTTCGGCCCTCCAGGGCACGCCGCAGATCGCGCTCGGCGACGCTCTCGGCAGCAACGTCGTCAACATCGCGGTGATCCTCTCGGTCGCCCTCGCCTTTTCGGCGATCACTGCCTCGAAAGACACCGTAAAGCGTGACTTTCCAGTAGCACTTCTCGCCCCGATCCTGACCGGCATTTTGCTCATCGATGGAGAGATCTCCCGGCTTGATGGAGCCGTGATGCTCCTCGTCTTTGTCGCATGGATCGTGGCGGTGGTGATCGAGGTCCGCAAACAGCGGGCCAGTTTCGCTCATCTCCCGGAGACCAAAGGAAAAACGATCATAGTTCTTTCCGCTGTTGGCGGGCTCGTCTCATTGGTCCTCGCCGGCCACCTGATCGTGACCGGGGCAAAGTCCATCGCACTTTCCTACGGGCTCAATGCCTTCATTGTCGGAGCGACCGTTGTTGCGGTCGGCACATCGATGCCTGAGCTTGCGACCGTTATCATCTCAAAGCTTCGCGGTCACGAAGAGATCGGGCTCGGGATGATCCTCGGGAGCAATATCTTCAATAACCTCTGGATAGTTTCAGTCGCCGCCCTTATTACCCCAATGACCGGCCTGCCGGTCGGCGAGGTCGCCGTAGGGCTTGGCTTTGGCGTCGTTACGGTCGCTCTCACATTTCCTGGACGTGACGGCGTGATCGGCCGAACTCGCGGTCTGATTCTCTTTGCCTTGTATACCGCCTACCTGATCACCATCGTCGGCTATCGCTAG
- a CDS encoding CBS domain-containing protein yields the protein MKVKELMSQPVVTISATASLADAATEMLEKGFGCLPVVGETGELVGLVTESSFAAKSVGVPFSTFRAPQVLGQWLSPDGLEKIYDSARATPVADVMVRSVVTIAEDEPVASAVELMLKHDINRLPVVRSGVPVGIIARHDLLRMMIDERA from the coding sequence ATGAAGGTCAAAGAACTAATGTCGCAGCCGGTCGTCACAATATCGGCCACCGCATCGCTTGCCGATGCGGCAACGGAAATGCTCGAAAAGGGCTTCGGATGCCTTCCTGTGGTCGGCGAAACGGGCGAACTTGTCGGCCTTGTAACCGAATCGAGTTTTGCCGCAAAGAGCGTCGGCGTGCCGTTCTCGACCTTTCGGGCACCGCAGGTGCTCGGCCAATGGCTTTCGCCGGATGGGCTGGAAAAGATCTACGATTCGGCCAGAGCAACGCCGGTCGCAGACGTGATGGTACGTTCGGTCGTTACGATAGCAGAAGACGAGCCGGTCGCTTCTGCGGTGGAGCTAATGCTAAAACACGACATCAATCGGCTCCCGGTCGTCCGCAGTGGCGTCCCGGTCGGGATAATTGCCCGTCACGACCTGCTTCGAATGATGATCGACGAGCGAGCTTGA
- a CDS encoding cation-translocating P-type ATPase → MGLELAKFGGLASSEAKALLEKHGPNSVAEKPGPSLLARFIQQFQSPLIYILLLALIVDAFIWFFEGAVGVPFESIAIAVILILNAGLGMYQEGKSEAALSRLKEMAAPLAWAIRDGHLVHIPAAELVPDDVVRLEAGDRVPADGILLGHGTVSLDESILTGESVPVERSEGDEVMSGTLLVRGTVFFKVSRTGKESATGRLAVMIGEIEAGKTPLEERLDGFARQIAKIVLLLAVVIVVGGLMIEGTARLGHVLIFAVALAVAAIPEGLPAVLTLTLALGVERMAKRKAVVRRLSAVEALGSVTVIASDKTGTLTENKMVVKGIDAADAELVLRAMTLANDAEADGEIGDPLELALLSYAAEQGLAIDDVRSRFPRSSSIPFDSAYKFMQVSVPEGGRTVNFLKGAPEVLLEKSSLSAADKADWQARTERFAAEGFRVLAFGRGSDDSDGTIEFLGVAKLWDPPRAEVPGAIKNALDAGIRVLMATGDHPATARAIAENIGIPVTGVLTGAEIESISEDELRRAVAETSIFARVNPEHKLRLVSALKANGEIVAMTGDGVNDAPALKRADVGVAMGNRGSDVTREVADLVLMDDNFATIVTAIEEGRNIYENIQKFIRFLFSTNFALVLLVVGGAFGSFLLGLTDEMGGLLLPLTAVQLLWINIIADGPPALALGLDRDHGVMRQRPRDPSEPLLDRVSVRFIVWTGFFKALMGGVLLVMMPKWGYSLLATRTGVFVFESIAQLVMAYPSRRISFAPERNNVLHLAVAAGIVLQVATLYLPPLRRLLGLEWLDPAAVGIIGVAIVVTWLAAEIFVVVDRRLALRAR, encoded by the coding sequence CGATGCCTTCATCTGGTTCTTCGAAGGTGCCGTCGGCGTTCCGTTCGAATCTATCGCCATCGCCGTCATTCTGATCCTGAATGCAGGCCTCGGAATGTATCAGGAAGGAAAGTCCGAGGCCGCCCTTTCGCGGCTGAAGGAAATGGCCGCCCCGCTCGCCTGGGCTATTCGCGATGGCCACCTCGTTCATATTCCGGCAGCAGAACTTGTCCCCGACGATGTGGTTCGCCTTGAGGCGGGCGACCGCGTTCCCGCCGATGGAATCTTGCTCGGCCACGGAACGGTTTCGCTGGATGAATCGATACTCACCGGCGAATCCGTCCCGGTCGAACGCTCCGAGGGCGACGAAGTAATGAGCGGTACGCTCCTGGTTCGCGGAACGGTCTTCTTCAAAGTTTCGCGGACCGGCAAAGAGAGTGCGACCGGACGGCTTGCCGTAATGATCGGCGAGATCGAAGCCGGGAAGACGCCGCTTGAGGAAAGGCTCGATGGCTTTGCCCGACAGATCGCAAAGATCGTGCTCTTGCTCGCGGTCGTGATCGTCGTCGGCGGATTAATGATCGAAGGAACGGCGAGGCTTGGGCACGTCCTGATCTTCGCAGTGGCCCTGGCGGTCGCCGCGATACCCGAAGGGCTTCCCGCTGTTCTTACGCTAACTCTGGCTCTCGGTGTCGAGCGGATGGCCAAGCGAAAGGCGGTCGTCCGCCGCTTGAGCGCTGTCGAGGCTCTCGGCTCCGTTACCGTCATTGCCAGCGACAAGACCGGCACGCTCACCGAAAACAAAATGGTCGTCAAGGGCATCGACGCCGCTGATGCCGAGCTTGTGCTTCGTGCGATGACCCTCGCCAACGACGCGGAAGCCGACGGCGAGATCGGCGACCCGCTTGAGCTTGCATTGCTTTCATACGCTGCCGAACAAGGGCTCGCGATCGACGACGTCCGATCCCGCTTCCCACGCTCATCCTCGATCCCCTTTGATAGCGCCTACAAATTCATGCAGGTGAGCGTGCCGGAAGGCGGCCGCACGGTCAACTTTCTTAAGGGTGCTCCCGAAGTTCTGCTCGAGAAAAGCTCGCTTTCCGCCGCCGATAAAGCGGACTGGCAGGCTCGCACGGAGCGATTCGCCGCTGAGGGTTTTCGCGTTCTCGCATTTGGCCGGGGATCTGATGACAGTGATGGAACGATCGAATTTCTGGGCGTTGCAAAACTCTGGGACCCGCCGCGAGCCGAGGTGCCCGGAGCGATCAAGAACGCACTCGACGCCGGGATCCGCGTGCTGATGGCGACCGGCGACCACCCCGCGACCGCGAGAGCGATCGCCGAAAATATCGGCATTCCCGTAACCGGCGTGCTTACCGGAGCGGAGATCGAGTCCATTTCCGAGGACGAGCTTCGGAGGGCTGTCGCGGAAACCAGCATCTTTGCCCGGGTCAACCCCGAACATAAACTGCGTCTCGTAAGTGCCCTCAAGGCAAACGGCGAGATCGTCGCAATGACGGGCGACGGCGTCAACGACGCTCCCGCCCTAAAGCGAGCGGATGTCGGCGTGGCAATGGGCAACCGCGGCAGCGACGTCACCCGCGAAGTGGCGGACCTGGTCCTGATGGATGACAACTTCGCCACGATCGTGACCGCGATCGAGGAAGGAAGGAACATCTACGAGAATATACAGAAGTTCATCCGGTTTCTTTTTTCGACCAATTTTGCTTTGGTCCTTTTGGTGGTCGGCGGAGCATTTGGGTCGTTCCTTCTCGGGTTAACTGACGAGATGGGAGGGCTCTTGCTGCCGCTCACCGCCGTTCAGCTACTCTGGATCAACATTATCGCCGATGGCCCGCCGGCACTCGCACTCGGGCTCGACCGCGACCACGGTGTGATGAGGCAGCGGCCTCGCGATCCATCCGAACCGCTCCTCGACCGCGTCTCGGTCCGGTTCATTGTCTGGACCGGGTTTTTCAAGGCTCTGATGGGCGGCGTCTTGCTTGTGATGATGCCAAAATGGGGCTACAGCCTGCTCGCAACGCGAACGGGCGTTTTCGTCTTCGAGTCGATCGCGCAGCTCGTAATGGCATACCCTTCGCGGAGGATATCGTTCGCCCCCGAGCGGAACAACGTCCTCCATTTAGCCGTCGCGGCTGGCATTGTTCTGCAGGTTGCTACCCTCTACCTGCCGCCGCTCAGACGCCTGCTTGGCCTTGAATGGCTTGATCCGGCGGCAGTCGGTATCATTGGAGTGGCGATCGTTGTCACATGGCTGGCGGCCGAAATATTTGTCGTGGTCGACCGGCGGCTTGCACTAAGGGCGAGGTGA